The following proteins come from a genomic window of Pseudomonas putida:
- a CDS encoding response regulator, whose protein sequence is MSKVNVLVVDDAPFIRDLVRKCLRNAFPGMAIEDAVNGRKAMVMLGKEAFDLVLCDWEMPEMSGLELLTWCRQQPALKNLQFIMVTSRGDKENVIQAIQAGVSDFVGKPFTNEQLLTKVKKALTKIGKLDSLMAIGPARANSAFANDSLNALTAGKPEAVKVAAPAPASAKPLVAAPAPAAPAPSGRGQGQLRLASGTQPCVIKALSLKEALLVVRRSEALPQVLEGAVLDLEQGESAEVARLNGYLHAVAALEPKPDSDWLQLTFKFVDQDAQKLDYLSRLIARGTAQKHFTPGA, encoded by the coding sequence ATGAGTAAAGTGAATGTGCTGGTCGTGGATGACGCCCCGTTTATCCGTGATCTGGTCCGCAAGTGTCTGCGCAATGCCTTCCCGGGTATGGCCATCGAAGACGCGGTCAACGGTCGCAAGGCCATGGTCATGCTCGGTAAGGAAGCGTTCGACCTGGTCCTGTGCGACTGGGAGATGCCGGAAATGTCTGGCTTGGAACTGCTGACCTGGTGCCGTCAGCAGCCTGCACTGAAGAACCTGCAGTTCATCATGGTGACCAGCCGTGGCGACAAGGAAAACGTCATTCAGGCGATCCAGGCGGGCGTTTCCGATTTTGTAGGCAAGCCGTTCACCAACGAGCAACTGCTGACCAAGGTTAAGAAAGCCCTGACCAAGATCGGCAAGCTCGACAGCCTGATGGCCATCGGCCCGGCGCGAGCCAACTCGGCGTTTGCCAACGATTCGTTGAACGCGTTGACTGCGGGTAAGCCGGAAGCGGTCAAGGTTGCGGCGCCAGCGCCAGCGTCGGCCAAGCCTTTGGTCGCGGCTCCCGCACCGGCTGCCCCCGCGCCAAGCGGCCGTGGCCAGGGCCAGTTGCGCCTGGCCAGCGGCACGCAGCCATGCGTGATCAAGGCGTTGAGCCTGAAAGAGGCACTGCTGGTGGTACGCCGCAGCGAAGCGCTGCCACAGGTGCTGGAAGGTGCGGTGCTGGACTTGGAGCAGGGCGAAAGTGCCGAAGTCGCTCGCCTGAACGGCTACCTGCATGCTGTCGCGGCGTTGGAGCCAAAACCTGACAGTGACTGGTTACAGTTGACGTTCAAGTTTGTCGACCAGGATGCCCAGAAGCTCGACTACCTTTCTCGGTTGATCGCCCGCGGCACTGCGCAGAAGCACTTCACCCCTGGTGCCTGA
- a CDS encoding peptidoglycan DD-metalloendopeptidase family protein, giving the protein MPARLLLFCALLMASASSQGVTLYKITDDSGVISYSDRPGPGAKPLVLREPMVETLEGQVRLNAKTFDGGVSFSARNELHVPVEVELRLDNLVNAQGGDAPRIVRRLLPPRSTQMLSVLRGRPGLLLNYRSTLLQAMGDPGKRPQGFRYAFPWIGGPFRVTQGPNGRVSHFGPKGRYAMDVAMPEGTTIIAAREGVVVKTENSQSGRGPNPSGNFVRILHPDGTMGVYLHLMRGSVVVAEGQRVRQGQMLAKSGNTGNSTGPHLHFVVQRNVGLALESIPYRFARPISGMPDFTAGNP; this is encoded by the coding sequence ATGCCCGCCCGCCTGCTGCTGTTCTGTGCATTACTCATGGCCTCAGCGTCGAGCCAGGGCGTGACGCTCTACAAGATCACCGACGATTCCGGTGTCATCTCCTATTCTGACCGGCCTGGCCCCGGCGCCAAGCCCTTGGTGCTGCGCGAGCCCATGGTCGAAACGCTCGAAGGCCAAGTGCGGCTGAATGCGAAAACCTTCGACGGTGGTGTGAGCTTTTCCGCACGTAACGAGCTGCACGTGCCGGTAGAGGTAGAGTTGCGGCTGGACAACCTGGTCAACGCACAAGGCGGCGATGCCCCGCGTATTGTGCGTCGGCTGCTGCCGCCGCGCAGCACGCAGATGCTCAGTGTGCTCAGGGGGCGGCCCGGGCTGCTGCTGAACTACCGTTCGACCCTGCTGCAGGCCATGGGTGACCCGGGTAAGCGGCCCCAGGGCTTCCGCTATGCGTTCCCGTGGATTGGCGGGCCGTTCCGCGTCACTCAGGGCCCCAATGGCCGCGTCAGTCATTTTGGACCCAAAGGGCGCTACGCCATGGATGTCGCCATGCCCGAAGGCACCACCATCATCGCCGCGCGGGAAGGGGTGGTGGTGAAGACGGAGAACAGCCAGAGCGGGCGCGGCCCAAACCCCTCGGGCAACTTTGTCAGGATTTTGCACCCGGATGGCACCATGGGCGTATACCTTCACCTGATGCGCGGTTCGGTGGTGGTGGCGGAGGGGCAAAGGGTACGGCAGGGCCAGATGCTGGCCAAGTCGGGCAATACCGGCAACAGCACTGGGCCGCACCTGCATTTTGTGGTGCAGCGCAATGTGGGGTTGGCGCTGGAATCGATACCTTACCGCTTCGCCAGGCCGATCAGCGGGATGCCGGATTTCACTGCCGGCAACCCCTGA
- the phoU gene encoding phosphate signaling complex protein PhoU, whose protein sequence is MINKDSLTHHISQQFNAELEEVRSHLLAMGGLVEKQVNDAVTALIEADSGLAQQVREVDEQINQMERNIDEECLRILARRQPAASDLRLIISISKSVIDLERIGDESTKIARRAIQLCEEGESPRGYVEVRHIGDQVRNMVRDALDAFARFDADLALSVAQYDKTIDREYKTALRELVTYMMEDPRSISRVLSVIWVLRSLERIGDHARNISELVIYLVRGTDVRHMGLKRMTAEVQGTAVANGEKANVPGESDDK, encoded by the coding sequence ATGATCAACAAAGATAGCCTTACCCATCACATTTCCCAGCAGTTCAACGCCGAGCTCGAAGAGGTGCGTAGCCACCTGCTGGCCATGGGCGGGCTGGTGGAAAAGCAGGTCAACGACGCGGTTACCGCGCTGATCGAAGCCGACTCAGGTCTGGCCCAGCAGGTGCGCGAGGTCGATGAGCAGATCAACCAGATGGAGCGCAACATCGACGAGGAGTGCTTGCGCATCCTCGCTCGCCGACAGCCGGCGGCCTCCGACCTGCGCCTGATCATCAGCATTTCCAAGTCGGTGATCGACCTGGAACGCATCGGTGACGAGTCGACCAAGATCGCCCGCCGCGCCATCCAGCTGTGCGAAGAAGGCGAGTCGCCGCGAGGTTATGTCGAGGTGCGCCACATTGGCGACCAGGTGCGCAACATGGTCCGTGATGCGCTGGACGCCTTTGCCCGCTTCGACGCCGACCTGGCGCTGTCGGTGGCCCAGTACGACAAGACCATCGACCGCGAGTACAAGACCGCGCTGCGTGAGCTGGTGACCTACATGATGGAAGACCCGCGCTCTATCTCGCGGGTGCTGAGCGTGATCTGGGTGCTGCGCTCGCTGGAGCGTATTGGCGACCATGCGCGCAACATCTCCGAACTGGTGATCTACCTGGTGCGCGGCACCGATGTGCGCCACATGGGGCTCAAGCGCATGACGGCAGAGGTGCAGGGCACTGCAGTCGCCAACGGTGAAAAGGCTAATGTTCCGGGCGAATCTGACGATAAGTAA
- the phoR gene encoding phosphate regulon sensor histidine kinase PhoR, translated as MNQNWHATLIRHLLLLITVCLIGGLVSGYYGWSLAIGLALYLGWTLKQLLRLHDWLRNHQPDEAPPDGYGLWGEVFDSIYHLQRRDQRVRGRLQAVIDRVQESTAALRDAVIMLDSDGNLEWWNRAAETLLGFKTPQDGGQQVTNLVRHPLFKEYFEAENYLEPLEIPSPINDRMRVQLHITRYGNNEHLMLVRDVTRIHQLEQMRKDFVANVSHELRTPLTVITGYLETLLDNVEDVNPRWSRALQQMSQQGSRMQTLLNDLLLLAKLEATDYPSDNQPVAVDALLAAIKNDAQALSGPRNQHISLEAAPGVKLKGSESELRSAFSNLVFNAVKYTQDEGNIRIRWWVDAQGAHLSVQDSGVGIDAKHLPRLTERFYRVDSSRASNTGGTGLGLAIVKHVLMRHRGKLEISSVPGHGSTFTCHFAPAQLANEKA; from the coding sequence TTGAACCAGAACTGGCACGCAACCCTGATTCGCCATCTGCTGTTGCTGATTACCGTCTGCCTGATCGGCGGGCTGGTAAGCGGCTACTACGGCTGGAGCCTGGCCATTGGCCTGGCGCTCTATCTGGGCTGGACCCTCAAGCAACTGCTGCGCTTGCACGACTGGCTGCGCAATCACCAACCCGACGAAGCACCGCCCGATGGCTACGGCCTGTGGGGCGAGGTATTCGATAGCATCTACCACCTGCAACGCCGCGACCAGCGCGTGCGGGGCCGCCTGCAGGCAGTGATCGACCGGGTGCAGGAGTCCACCGCCGCGCTGCGTGACGCGGTAATCATGCTCGACAGCGACGGCAACCTGGAATGGTGGAACCGCGCCGCCGAAACCCTGCTGGGCTTCAAGACACCACAGGACGGTGGCCAGCAGGTGACCAATCTGGTGCGCCACCCGCTCTTCAAAGAGTACTTCGAGGCGGAAAACTACCTCGAACCGCTGGAAATCCCTTCGCCGATCAATGACCGCATGCGCGTGCAGTTGCACATCACCCGCTACGGCAACAATGAACACCTGATGCTGGTGCGCGATGTCACCCGCATCCACCAGCTGGAACAGATGCGCAAGGACTTCGTCGCCAACGTGTCCCACGAGCTGCGCACACCACTGACGGTAATCACCGGCTACCTGGAAACCCTGCTGGACAACGTCGAAGACGTGAACCCGCGGTGGAGCCGCGCCCTGCAGCAGATGAGCCAGCAAGGCTCGCGCATGCAAACCCTGCTCAACGATTTGTTGCTACTGGCCAAACTGGAAGCCACCGATTACCCATCGGACAACCAGCCGGTGGCAGTCGATGCCCTGCTCGCCGCCATCAAGAACGACGCCCAGGCCCTGTCCGGGCCGCGCAACCAGCACATCAGCCTGGAAGCTGCGCCCGGCGTCAAGCTGAAGGGCAGCGAGTCGGAATTGCGCAGTGCCTTTTCCAATCTGGTGTTCAATGCAGTCAAGTACACCCAGGACGAAGGCAACATCCGCATCCGCTGGTGGGTCGATGCCCAGGGCGCTCATCTGTCGGTGCAGGACTCGGGGGTGGGCATCGATGCCAAGCACTTGCCACGCCTGACCGAGCGTTTCTACCGGGTAGACTCCAGCCGTGCATCGAATACCGGCGGGACCGGGTTGGGGCTCGCAATCGTCAAGCATGTGCTGATGCGCCACCGCGGCAAGCTGGAAATCAGCAGTGTACCGGGGCATGGCAGCACCTTTACCTGTCACTTTGCGCCAGCACAATTGGCCAACGAAAAGGCTTGA
- the phoB gene encoding phosphate regulon transcriptional regulatory protein PhoB codes for MVGRNILIVDDEAPIREMIAVALEMAGYDCLEAENSQQAHAIIVDRKPDLILLDWMLPGTSGIELARRLKRDELTGDIPIIMLTAKGEEDNKIQGLEVGADDYITKPFSPRELVARLKAVLRRTGPSDSEAPIEVGGLLLDPISHRVTIDGKPAEMGPTEYRLLQFFMTHQERAYTRGQLLDQVWGGNVYVEERTVDVHIRRLRKALGEAYENLVQTVRGTGYRFSTKS; via the coding sequence ATGGTAGGCAGGAACATTCTGATCGTCGACGACGAAGCGCCCATTCGCGAGATGATCGCCGTTGCCCTGGAAATGGCCGGCTATGACTGCCTGGAAGCGGAAAACTCGCAACAGGCCCATGCGATCATCGTCGACCGCAAACCGGACCTGATCCTGCTCGACTGGATGCTGCCGGGCACCTCCGGCATCGAGCTGGCCCGCCGCCTGAAGCGCGACGAGTTGACCGGTGATATCCCGATCATCATGCTCACCGCCAAGGGTGAAGAGGACAACAAGATCCAGGGCCTGGAAGTGGGCGCCGACGACTACATCACCAAACCGTTCTCGCCGCGTGAACTGGTCGCGCGACTGAAAGCCGTGCTGCGCCGCACTGGCCCGAGCGACAGCGAAGCGCCGATCGAGGTCGGTGGCCTGCTGCTCGATCCGATCAGCCACCGCGTGACCATCGACGGCAAGCCGGCCGAGATGGGCCCTACCGAATACCGCCTGCTGCAGTTTTTCATGACCCACCAGGAACGCGCCTATACCCGAGGCCAACTGCTGGACCAGGTGTGGGGCGGCAACGTCTATGTCGAGGAACGTACCGTCGACGTGCACATCCGTCGCTTGCGCAAGGCACTGGGTGAAGCTTACGAGAATCTGGTACAAACCGTCCGGGGCACTGGCTACCGCTTCTCGACCAAGAGCTGA
- a CDS encoding DUF21 domain-containing protein, whose product MDPSSGISLTSLFADFGMIIFAFLLVLLNGFFVAAEFAMVKLRATRVEAIAEKHGWRGNILRKVHNQLDAYLSACQLGITLASLGLGWVGEPAFAHLLEPLLAYFGVDSAELVKGISFFVAFFVISYLHIVVGELAPKSWAIRKPELLSLWTAVPLYLFYWAMYPAIYLLNASANTILRIAGQGEPGPHHEHHYSREELKLILHSSRGQDPSDQGMRVLASAVEMGELEVVDWANSREDMISIDAHAPLKQILALVRRHKFSRYPVYDAEREEFTGLLHIKDLLLELAELEHLPETIDLEDLARPLERVSRHMPLAQLLEQFRKGGAHFVLVEEADGKVIGYLTMEDVLEVLVGDIQDEHRKTERGILAYQPGKLLVRGDTPLFKVERLLGIDLDHIEAETLAGLIYETLKRVPEEEEVLEVEGLRIIIKKMKGPKIVLAKVLKLD is encoded by the coding sequence ATGGACCCTTCCTCTGGTATCAGCCTCACCTCGTTATTCGCCGATTTCGGCATGATCATCTTTGCCTTCCTGCTGGTGCTGCTCAACGGCTTCTTCGTTGCTGCGGAGTTCGCCATGGTCAAGCTGCGCGCCACACGCGTGGAGGCCATCGCCGAAAAGCACGGCTGGCGCGGCAACATCCTGCGCAAGGTTCACAACCAGCTCGACGCCTACCTGTCAGCCTGCCAGTTGGGTATCACCCTTGCCTCGCTGGGCCTGGGCTGGGTGGGTGAGCCCGCCTTCGCCCACCTGCTGGAGCCATTGCTGGCCTATTTCGGCGTGGACAGCGCCGAGCTGGTCAAGGGGATCTCGTTCTTCGTCGCCTTCTTCGTCATCTCGTACCTGCACATCGTGGTCGGCGAGCTGGCACCCAAGTCCTGGGCCATCCGCAAGCCAGAGCTGCTGTCGCTGTGGACTGCGGTACCGCTCTACCTGTTCTACTGGGCAATGTACCCGGCCATCTACCTGCTCAATGCCAGTGCCAACACCATTCTGCGCATTGCCGGCCAGGGCGAGCCTGGCCCGCACCACGAACACCACTACAGCCGCGAAGAGCTCAAGCTGATCCTGCACTCCAGCCGCGGTCAGGACCCAAGCGACCAAGGCATGCGCGTGCTGGCCTCGGCCGTGGAAATGGGCGAGCTGGAAGTGGTCGACTGGGCCAACTCGCGTGAGGACATGATCAGCATCGACGCCCATGCGCCTCTGAAGCAGATCCTGGCTCTGGTGCGCCGCCACAAGTTCAGCCGCTACCCGGTATACGACGCCGAGCGCGAAGAATTCACCGGCCTGCTGCACATCAAGGACCTGCTGCTGGAGCTGGCTGAGCTGGAGCACTTGCCAGAGACCATCGACCTGGAGGACCTTGCCCGGCCACTCGAACGCGTGTCGCGGCACATGCCCTTGGCCCAGTTGCTGGAGCAGTTCCGTAAGGGCGGGGCGCACTTCGTACTGGTAGAAGAGGCCGATGGCAAGGTGATCGGCTACCTGACCATGGAAGACGTGCTGGAAGTGCTGGTGGGCGACATCCAGGACGAGCACCGCAAGACCGAGCGAGGCATTCTCGCCTACCAGCCGGGCAAGCTGCTGGTGCGCGGGGACACCCCGCTGTTCAAGGTCGAGCGCCTGCTGGGTATCGACCTTGACCACATCGAGGCGGAAACTCTGGCCGGGCTGATCTACGAGACGCTCAAGCGCGTCCCTGAAGAAGAGGAAGTGCTGGAGGTCGAAGGGCTGCGCATCATCATCAAGAAGATGAAAGGGCCCAAGATCGTACTGGCCAAGGTGCTGAAGCTGGATTGA